Proteins encoded within one genomic window of Oncorhynchus mykiss isolate Arlee chromosome 27, USDA_OmykA_1.1, whole genome shotgun sequence:
- the slc5a2 gene encoding sodium/glucose cotransporter 2 (The RefSeq protein has 3 substitutions compared to this genomic sequence) gives MENHTSETTPATRTINNLADILVIIGYFILVIGVGVWSMFRTNRGTVGGYFLAGRTMTWWPVGASLFASNIGSGHFVGLAGTGAASGIAVGGFEWNALFIVLLLGWLFVPVYLTAGVITMPQYLKKRFGGTRISLYLSVISLFLYIFTKISVDMFSGAVFIQQALGWNIYVAVIALLSITALYTVTGGLAALMYTDTVQTFVIIAGAFSLTGFAFFEVGGYNALLEKYKLALPSTYQSLEPQRYNISPQCFTPREDAFQLLRDPVTGDLPWPGVLFGIAIVGGWYWCTDQVIVQRCLAARSLTHVKAGCIMCGYLKLLPMFLMVFPGMISRVLFPNEVGCVVPEVCKQVCGTEVGCSNIAYPKLVVSVMPNGLRGLMLAVMLAALMSSLASIFNSSSTLFTMDIWTRFRPQARESELMVVGRVWVLVIVAISICWIPVVQAAQSGQLFDYIQSVTSYLAPPIASVFFLAVFVKKVNEQGAFWGLMGGLAMGLCRMGPDFWFGSGSCLFPSDCPTLVCGVHYLYFAVLLFFCTSILVLLVSYCTPAIDDIHLHRLVFSLRHSKEERDDLDWKQEVKGRIARREAEEKSRDKSEDSPVDAEEPKSGICRLIGWFCGVSGAQVPELTEEEVTEASKELPDISEEPFWKHVVDANALVMMAVAVFLWGYYA, from the exons ATGGAGAACCACACGTCTGAGACCACGCCGGCGACGAGGACCATTAATAATCTAGCTGATATCTTGGTCATCATCGGCTACTTCATTCTGGTCATTGGCGTAGGCGTCTGG TCTATGTTCCGGACCAACCGTGGAACTGTGGGAGGCTACTTTTTGGCAGGACGGACCATGACATGGTGGCCA gttGGAGCATCACTGTTTGCCAGTAATATTGGTAGTGGTCACTTTGTGGGCCTTGCTGGTACCGGAGCAGCCAGTGGAATTGCTGTGGGGGGTTTTGAGTGGAAT GCCTTGTTTATCGTGCTCCTATTGGGCTGGCTGTTTGTCCCCGTTTACCTCACAGCGGGG GTAATTACAATGCCTCAGTACCTGAAGAAGAGGTTTGGGGGAACCAGGATCAGTCTGTACCTCTCTGTCATTTCTCTGTTCCTCTACATCTTCACCAAAATCTCT gtggacATGTTCTCTGGGGCTGTGTTCATACAGCAGGCTCTAGGCTGGAACATCTATGTGGCTGTGATAGCCCTCCTCTCCATCACAGCTCTGTACACAGTCACAG GGGGCCTAGCTGCTCTGATGTACACAGACACCGTCCAGACGTTTGTCATCATCGCTGGCGCCTTCAGCCTCACGGGTTTCG CCTTTTTTGAGGTGGGGGGCTACAATGCTCTGCTGGAGAAGTACAAGTTAGCACTGCCCTCCACGTACCAGTCCCTGGAGCCCCAGCGCTACAACATCTCCCCCCAGTGCTTCACCCCCCGAGACGACGCCTTCCAGCTGCTCAGGGACCCCGTGACCGGGGACCTACCCTGGCCGGGGGTCCTCTTTGGCATTGCCATCGTGGGTGGCTGGTATTGGTGCACCGACCAG GTGATCGTGCAGCGCTGCCTGGCGGCACGCAGTCTGACCCATGTAAAGGCGGGCTGCATCATGTGTGGATACCTGAAACTGCTCCCCATGTTCCTTATGGTGTTCCCCGGAATGATCAGCCGCGTGCTCTTCCCAA ATGAGGTGGGTTGTGTGGTGCCAGAGGTGTGTAAGCAGGTGTGTGGGACGGAGGTGGGCTGCTCCAACATCGCCTACCCCAAACTGGTGGTCTCTGTCATGCCCAATG GTCTGAGGGGCCTGATGCTGGCGGTCATGCTGGCGGCCCTGATGAGCTCCCTGGCTTCTATCTTCAACAGCAGCAGCACCCTGTTCACCATGGACATCTGGACCCGCTTCAGACCGCAGGCCAGAGAGAGCGAGCTCATGGTCGTTGGCAG AGTGTGGGTCCTCGTCATCGTAGCCATCAGTATCTGCTGGATCCCTGTGGTCCAGGCGGCCCAGAGCGGTCAGCTGTTTGACTACATCCAATCAGTGACCAGCTACCTGGCCCCGCCTATCGCCTCAGTCTTCTTCCTGGCTGTGTTTGTGAAGAGGGTCAATGAGCAG GGGGCTTTTTGGGGCCTGATGGGGGGCCTAGCTATGGGGCTGTGCCGTATGGGGCCAGAGTTTTGGTTTGGCTCAGGCAGCTGCCTGTTCCCCTCAGACTGCCCCACTCTGGTGTGTGGGGTCCATTACCTCTACTTCGCTGTGCTGCTCTTCTTCTGCACCTCCATCCTGGTGCTGCTTGTCAGCTACTGTACACCGGCCATAGACGACATACAT CTCCACCGTCTTGTGTTCAGCCTCCGCCACTCcaaggaagagagggatgacctTGACTGGAAGCAGGAAGTGAAGGGGAGGATAGCACGCAGGGAGGCAGAGGAGAAAAGCAGAGACAAGTCTGAAGACAGCCCAG TGGATGCTGAAGAACCCAAATCAGGTATCTGTCGTCTCATTGGCTGGTTCTGTGGCGTCAGTGGCGCTCAGGTCCCAGAGCTCACAGAGGAGGAGGTTACTGAGGCATCCAAAGAGCTGCCTGACATCAGTGAGGAGCCCTTCTGGAAGCATGTTGTTGATGCTAATGCCCTGGTTATGATGGCTGTGGCAGTCTTCCTCTGGGGTTACTATGCATGA